The genome window GGGTGAGACGATGCGGCTCACCGCGTGGCGAAGAACTGGATCAGGCCAGGCATGAGCGCCGTCAACGCGCCCTCGGCGGCTTCCACCTCCCCGGGGACCGTGAGCAACAGGCTGTCCCCGACCATGCCGGCAATGCCCGACTCGAGCATGGCCACCGGCCGGCGGCGTTGGCCGTAGGCGCGCACCGTCTCCATCAGGCCGGGCATCTCGACGGAGATCAGCGGGCGTAGCGCGTCCAGCGCATGGTCGGTGGCGGCCGTACCACCCGCGACGACAATCAAGGCGCAACCGGCATCGTGCGCATCCATGACGGCCTGCGCCAGCGACTGCGCACCATCGCAAAGGTGGCGGTCCACCGGGTCGAAGCCCGCAGCCTCCAGCGTTTCGAGCACCGGCTCGCCGATACCGGCGAGATCGAGGACGGCCGCGGCGCGCGGTGCAGGCAGCCGACGCGGGAAGTGTGATTTGCCGCCCGTCTTCTCCAGCAGGCGGGTATCGGTAATCGCGAGCTCGCTCTGATCGACGTAGGGCTTGAGCATGTCGTAGAGGCACAGCGCCGTGACGCTGGCGGCGGTCAGAGCCTCCATTTCGACGCCGGTGGGCGCGATGGTCTGCA of Algiphilus aromaticivorans DG1253 contains these proteins:
- the moaC gene encoding cyclic pyranopterin monophosphate synthase MoaC, translated to MKDVGAKPDSLRSARATATILVPAHCIPMLESGETEKGDPLATARVAGILAAKRTDEILPLCHPLPLQHAEVHYELGADRVVITTEVQTIAPTGVEMEALTAASVTALCLYDMLKPYVDQSELAITDTRLLEKTGGKSHFPRRLPAPRAAAVLDLAGIGEPVLETLEAAGFDPVDRHLCDGAQSLAQAVMDAHDAGCALIVVAGGTAATDHALDALRPLISVEMPGLMETVRAYGQRRRPVAMLESGIAGMVGDSLLLTVPGEVEAAEGALTALMPGLIQFFATR